A region of Lichenibacterium dinghuense DNA encodes the following proteins:
- a CDS encoding beta-ketoacyl-ACP synthase III, with the protein MVESSGWRSVVRGVGAYLPERCVTNAELAATVDTTDEWIVQRTGITRRFFAAEGETTSQLATHAARAALARAGRDARDVDLVIVATATPDYTFPATATQVQAALGITGGVAFDLAAVCSGFVFALATADKFLRSGSHRCALVIGAETFSRLLDWSDRTTCVLFGDGAGAVVLEAERGGDALRDGGIVTTHLRSDGRGRDKLFVDGGPSTTGTTGHVRMQGKDVFRHAVGQVTDVVVDAFEAAGVGPDDLDWFVPHQANRRIIDASAAKLGIHPSKVVTTVQLHANTSAASVPLALHEATRDGRIRPGHLVMLEAVGGGFTWGAALLRW; encoded by the coding sequence GTGGTGGAATCGAGCGGCTGGCGGTCTGTGGTGAGGGGCGTCGGCGCCTATCTGCCCGAGCGCTGCGTCACCAACGCCGAGCTGGCGGCGACGGTCGACACGACCGACGAGTGGATCGTCCAGCGCACCGGCATCACGCGGCGCTTCTTCGCCGCCGAGGGCGAGACGACCTCGCAGCTCGCCACGCACGCGGCCCGCGCCGCGCTGGCGCGCGCGGGGCGCGACGCGCGGGACGTCGACCTCGTCATCGTCGCGACCGCGACGCCGGACTACACGTTTCCGGCCACCGCCACGCAGGTGCAGGCCGCGCTGGGCATCACCGGCGGCGTCGCCTTCGACCTCGCGGCCGTGTGCTCGGGCTTCGTCTTCGCGCTGGCGACCGCCGACAAGTTCCTGCGCTCGGGCTCGCACCGCTGCGCCCTGGTGATCGGCGCCGAAACCTTCTCGCGCCTGCTCGACTGGTCGGACCGCACCACCTGCGTGCTGTTCGGCGACGGCGCCGGCGCGGTGGTGCTCGAAGCGGAGCGGGGCGGGGACGCGCTGCGCGACGGCGGCATCGTCACCACCCACCTGCGCTCCGACGGGCGGGGGCGCGACAAGCTCTTCGTCGACGGCGGCCCCTCCACGACGGGCACCACCGGCCACGTGCGCATGCAGGGCAAGGACGTGTTCCGCCACGCCGTGGGGCAGGTGACGGACGTCGTGGTGGACGCCTTCGAGGCGGCCGGCGTCGGCCCCGACGACCTCGACTGGTTCGTGCCGCACCAGGCCAACCGCCGCATCATCGACGCGTCCGCGGCGAAGCTCGGCATCCACCCCTCCAAGGTGGTCACCACGGTGCAGCTCCACGCCAACACGTCCGCGGCTTCGGTGCCCCTGGCGCTCCACGAGGCGACCCGCGACGGCCGCATCCGCCCGGGCCACCTCGTGATGCTGGAGGCCGTGGGCGGCGGCTTCACCTGGGGGGCCGCGCTCCTGCGCTGGTGA